A region from the Pelecanus crispus isolate bPelCri1 chromosome 11, bPelCri1.pri, whole genome shotgun sequence genome encodes:
- the CYTH3 gene encoding cytohesin-3: MLKGCTFCSIPVPDDLSIEEREELLNIRRRKKELIDDIERLKFEIAEVMTEIDNLTSVEESKTTQRNKQIAMGRKKFNMDPKKGIQFLIENDLLQNTAEDIAQFLYKGEGLNKTVIGDYLGERDEFNIKVLQAFVELHEFADLNLVQALRQFLWSFRLPGEAQKIDRMMEAFASRYCLCNPGVFQSTDTCYVLSFAIIMLNTSLHNHNVRDKPTVERFISMNRGINEGGDLPEELLRNLYESIKNEPFKIPEDDGNDLTHTFFNPDREGWLLKLGGRVKTWKRRWFILTDNCLYYFEYTTDKEPRGIIPLENLSIREVEDPRKPNCFELYNPSHKGQVIKACKTEADGRVVEGNHVVYRISAPTPEEKEEWIKSIKASISRDPFYDMLATRKRRIANKK, translated from the exons ATGCTAAAAGGCTGTACATTTTGCTCTATTCCAGTGCCTGATGACCTCTCcatagaagaaagagaagagcttTTAAATATTCGTCGCAGGAAAAAAGAACTGATTGATGATATTGAG agattaaaatttgaaattgcTGAGGTTATGACAGAAATTGATAATCTGACTAGTGTAGAAGAAAG CAAAACTACACAAAGAAATAAGCAAATAGCcatgggaagaaagaaattcaaCATGGACCCTAAGAAg GGAATACAGTTTCTGATAGAAAATGACCTCCTGCAGAACACTGCGGAAGACATTGCACAGTTCCTTTATAAAGGAGAAGGATTAAATAAAACGGTAATTGGAGATTACCTCGgtgaaag AGAtgaatttaatattaaagttcTTCAGGCTTTTGTTGAACTCCATGAGTTCGCCGATCTCAATCTTGTACAAGCCTTAAG gCAGTTTCTGTGGAGCTTCAGACTCCCAGGAGAAGCTCAAAAAATTGATCGTATGATGGAAGCTTTTGCTTCACGCTATTGCCTTTGTAACCCAGGAGTCTTCCAGTCTACAG ATACATGCTATGTGCTGTCATTTGCGATCATTATGTTAAATACCAGTCTACACAACCACAATGTAAGAGATAAACCAACAGTAGAGAGGTTTATTTCTATGAATCGTGGAATTAATGAAGGTGGGGACCTTCCAGAAGAATTGCTACGG aATTTATATGAAAGTATTAAGAATGAGCCGTTTAAAATTCCAGAGGATGATGGAAATGATCTAACGCATACATTTTTTAATCCAGATAGAGAAGGTTGGCTGCTGAAATTAG GGGGAAGAGTAAAAACGTGGAAACGGAGATGGTTTATTCTGACTGATAATTGCCTGTATTACTTTGAATACACAACA GACAAAGAACCTAGAGGAATTATTCCATTAGAAAATCTTAGCATAAGAGAAGTTGAAGACCCTAGAAAGCCA AACTGCTTTGAGCTCTATAACCCCAGTCATAAAGGTCAAGTAATTAAAGCATGTAAGACTGAAGCTGATGGTAGAGTGGTGGAAGGCAACCATGTAGTGTATAGAATATCTGCTCCCAccccagaagaaaaagaagagtggATTAAATCTATCAA agCAAGTATCAGCAGGGATCCCTTTTATGACATGCTGGCAACAAGGAAACGAAGAATTGCAAATAAGAAATAG